The Impatiens glandulifera chromosome 8, dImpGla2.1, whole genome shotgun sequence genome includes a window with the following:
- the LOC124912109 gene encoding organellar oligopeptidase A, chloroplastic/mitochondrial-like — MSVEDDTNPLLRDFIFPPYDVIEAKHIRPAILSLLTKLEKELDELESTVEPTWPKLVEPLERITDKLSVVWGIVNHLNSVKDSPELRSAIEQVQTDKVRFQLRLGQSKPIYEAFKSIQESPNWESLNDARKRVVEGQLKEAILTGVSLQGDEREHFNEIQQELEKLSQKFEENILDATKKYEKLILDEKEIEGLPAISRAIAAESAVSKGYDKATAEDGPWILTLNGPIYRAILQHVRNRSLREEVFRAYVTRASDGDCNNTPIIERILLLRLEKAKLLGFQNYAEVSMEKKMADVQKAEELIEKLHDASWNAAVQDMQDLKDFANAQGAAEAEELNHWDINFWSDRLRESRYDIQEEELRPYFSLPKVMDGLYKLSKKLFDVEIEPADGLAPVWNKDVSLYSVKNTKGVPIAYFYFDPYSRPSEKRSGGWMDVVVGRSVAVTKNGNPRLPIAVIVCNQTPPVGDKPSLMTFREVEIIFHEFGHALQHMLTKQDEGLVSGCRGIEWDAVEIASQYMENWCYQRDILLSIAKHYETGEGLNEEIRSKLLSARTFRAGSTLLRQLRYALIDLELHTKYVSGGSESIYDMDQRIGKKTGLIPLLPEDRFLCSFSHIFADTYAAGYYSYQWAEVLAYDAFSAFEEVGFENDQEIEELGHKFRETVLAVGGGKSPLEVFVQFRGREPSPNAFLRYNGLLPSLIAG, encoded by the exons ATGTCTGTAGAAGACGATACGAATCCTCTGCTGCGTGATTTCATCTTTCCTCCATATGATGTTATTGAAGCTAAACACATCCGTCCAGCAATACTCTCCTTATTGACGAAATTA GAGAAAGAGTTGGATGAATTGGAGAGTACAGTTGAACCAACATGGCCCAAACTTGTTGAGCCATTAGAAAGGATCACTGATAAGCTATCAGTTGTTTGGGGAATTGTGAATCATCTCAATTCCGTTAAGGATTCGCCGGAGCTCCGTTCTGCTATTGAACAAGTTCAG ACAGATAAGGTCAGGTTTCAACTCAGATTAGGTCAAAGTAAACCTATCTATGAAGCGTTTAAATCTATTCAAGAATCCCCAAATTGGGAAAGTCTGAATGATGCACGTAAACGTGTAGTGGAAG GCCAGCTGAAAGAAGCAATTCTTACTGGAGTTTCTCTTCAGGGTGACGAAAGAGAACATTTCAATGAAATACAACAG GAGTTAGAAAAACTATCTCAAAAGTTTGAGGAGAACATTTTGGATGCAACTAAAAAGTACGAAAAACTGATCCTGGATGAGAAAGAAATTGAAGGTTTACCAGCTATCTCTCGTGCTATAGCCGCGGAATCAGCAGTTTCCAAG GGTTATGACAAGGCTACTGCTGAAGATGGGCCATGGATTCTTACACTAAATGGTCCTATTTATCGTGCTATTTTGCAACATGTTAGAAACCGATCTCTAAGAGAAGAAGTCTTTCGTGCATATGTGACACGTGCTTCTGATGGAGATTGTAACAACACCCCAATCATTGAAAGGATTCTATTGCTTCGATTGGAGAAGGCAAAACTTCTTGGATTTCAAAATTATGCAGAG GTAAGCATGGAAAAGAAAATGGCTGATGTACAGAAAGCTGAAGAGCTTATAGAAAAGCTTCATGATGCCTCTTGGAATGCTGCAGTTCAAG ACATGCAAGATCTTAAAGATTTTGCTAATGCCCAAGGGGCTGCAGAAGCTGAAGAACTGAATCACTGGGATATCAACTTCTGGAGTGACAGACTTCGTGAATCAAGATATGATATACAAGAG GAAGAGTTGCGGCCTTATTTTTCACTGCCAAAGGTTATGGATGGTCTTTACAAACTCTCAAAGAAGTTATTCGATGTTGAGATTGAGCCAGCTGATGGACTTGCCCCG GTGTGGAACAAGGATGTCAGTTTGTACAGTGTGAAAAACACGAAAGGAGTACCGATAGCATACTTTTATTTTGACCCATATTCTCGTCCTTCAGAAAAGCGAAGCGGAGGATGGATGGATGTTGTTGTTGGCCGGAGTGTTGCAGTTACTAAAAATGGAAATCCTAGGTTGCCAATTGCAGTAATAGTTTGCAATCAAACTCCCCCTGTTGGAGACAAGCCAAGTCTAATGACCTTTCGCGAG GTTGAGATAATTTTTCACGAATTTGGTCATGCTCTCCAGCACATGCTCACAAAACAGGACGAAGGACTTGTGTCTGGTTGTCGAGGAATAGAGTGGGATGCAGTTGAAATAGCTTCACAATACATGGAGAATTGGTGTTATCAAAG AGATATCTTACTGAGCATAGCCAAACACTATGAAACTGGAGAAGGTCTGAATGAAGAAATACGCTCGAAGCTCCTATCAGCTAGAACATTTCGTGCTGGTTCAACTTTGCTTCGACAG CTACGGTATGCTCTCATAGATTTGGAGCTCCACACAAAATACGTGTCGGGTGGGTCAGAATCAATCTATGATATGGATCAAAGAATTGGGAAGAAAACTGGTTTAATCCCTTTGCTTCCAGAAGACAGATTTCTTTGCAGTTTCAGTCATATATTTgcag ATACATATGCAGCTGGATACTACAGTTATCAG TGGGCTGAAGTATTGGCCTATGATGCTTTCTCCGCGTTTGAGGAGGTTGGCTTTGAAAATGACCAG
- the LOC124911104 gene encoding protein translocase subunit SecA, chloroplastic translates to MSAVAAPFLSPVRQYCDSTSSSSFCKLSCASLRSGDLSLYSSSRELLLRVFDVYGGNRLRSRSNIGVRRLRTRFPVVKASLGGLLGGIFKGTDTGESTRKKYSATVDLINGLEGQISSLSDSELRDRTDNLKERARKGESLDSLLPEAYAVVREASKRVLGLRPFDVQLIGGMVLHKGEIAEMRTGEGKTLVAILPAYLNALAGKGVHVVTVNDYLARRDCEWVGQVPRFLGLKVGLIQQNMTSEQRRENYSCDITYVTNSELGFDYLRDNLATSVDELVVRGFNYCIIDEVDSILIDEARTPLIISGPAEKPSDQYYKAAKIAAAFEQDIHYTVDEKQKTVLLSEQGYADAEEILNVKDLYDPREQWASYILNAVKAKELFLRDVNYIIRGKEVLIVDEFTGRVMQGRRWSDGLHQAVEAKEGLPIQNETVTLASISYQNFFLQFPRLCGMTGTAATENAEFESIYKLKVTIVPTNKPMLRKDESDVVFRSTTGKWRAVVVEISRMHKTGRPVLVGTTSVEQSDALSELLQEAAIPHEVLNAKPENVEREAEIVAQSGRFGAVTIATNMAGRGTDIILGGNSEFIARLKLREILMPRVVKLAEGFVSVKKPPPTKSWKVSESLFPCKLSKDNTKVAEEAVELAVKAWGQRALTELEAEERLSYSCEKGPIQDEVIEKLRTSFLKIVQEYKVYTDEERQKVVSAGGLHVVGTERHESRRIDNQLRGRSGRQGDPGSSRFFLSLEDNIFRIFGGDRIQGLMRAFRVEDLPIESTMLTKALDEAQRKVENYFFDIRKQLFEFDEVLNSQRDRVYTERRRALESESLQSLLIEYAELTMDDILEANIGADAPRESWDLQKLIGKLQQYCYLLNDLTPEMLESNCSNYEEMRDYLQLRGREAYLQKREMVEKEAAGLMKEAERFLILSNIDRLWKEHLQALKFVQQAVGLRGYAQRDPLIEYKLEGYNLFVDMMSQIRRNVIYSIYQFKPVMVKDQKQKQEKDKSVATPQATA, encoded by the exons ATGTCTGCAGTTGCAGCTCCATTTCTATCTCCGGTGAGGCAGTATTGCGATTCAACCTCTTCTTCCTCATTTTGCAAACTCAGTTGTGCTTCATTGAGATCTGGTGACCTCAGTTTGTATTCAAGTTCACGCGAACTTCTCCTTCGTGTGTTCGACGTTTATGGAGGCAATCGACTGCGTTCTAGGTCGAACATTGGAGTTAGAAGACTGAGGACACGGTTTCCGGTGGTCAAGGCATCGTTGGGTGGCCTTTTGGGAGGTATATTCAAGGGGACGGATACAGGTGAATCGACACGGAAGAAGTATTCTGCGACTGTTGATCTTATAAATGGCTTGGAAGGACAGATTTCGAGCCTTTCTGATTCAGAATTGAGAGATAGAACTGATAATCTTAAGGAACGTGCTCGCAAGGGTGAATCCTTAGACTCTCTTTTGCCT GAAGCATATGCTGTCGTCAGAGAGGCCTCAAAAAGAGTTCTAGGTCTTCGGCCTTTTGATGTGCAGCTGATAG GTGGTATGGTTCTTCATAAGGGAGAAATAGCTGAAATGCGAACTGGAGAAGGGAAGACCCTAGTTGCCATACTGCCAGCTTATTTGAATGCATTAGCTGGTAAAGGGGTTCATGTTGTAACAGTTAATGATTATCTAGCAAGGAGAGACTGTGAGTGGGTTGGTCAAGTTCCTCGGTTTCTTGGATTGAAGGTTGGCCTAATCCAAC AGAATATGACTAGTGAACAAAGGAGGGAAAATTACTCTTGTGACATCACATATGTTACAAACAGCGAACTTGGATTTGATTACTTGAGAGACAATCTTGCCACG AGTGTTGATGAGCTAGTTGTGAGGGGTTTCAATTACTGCATTATTGATGAAGTTGATTCTATCCTTATTGATGAAGCACGCACTCCTCTTATCATATCCGGGCCTGCTGAAAAACCAAGTGATCAGTATTATAAAGCTGCTAAGATTGCTGCTGCCTTTGAGCAAGATATTCATTACACA GTTGACGAGAAGCAGAAAACTGTTTTGCTTAGTGAACAAGGTTATGCTGATGCTGAggaaattttaaatgtaaaggATTTATATGATCCCCGAGAACAGTGGGCATCTTATATCCTCAATGCAGTAAAAGCAAAAGAACTTTTCCTCAGAgatgttaattatataatccGCGGAAAGGAGGTTCTCATTGTGGATGAGTTTACTGGTCGAGTGATGCAG GGAAGGCGTTGGAGTGATGGGCTTCACCAGGCTGTTGAAGCAAAAGAAGGCTTGCCCATCCAAAATGAAACTGTGACCTTGGCTTCAATTAGCTACCAGAATTTCTTTCTCCAG TTCCCAAGACTCTGTGGAATGACTGGTACTGCAGCTACAGAAAATGCAGAATTTGAAAGTATATACAAGCTTAAAGTAACAATTGTTCCCACAAACAAACCTATGTTAAGAAAG GACGAGTCAGATGTCGTATTCAGGTCAACTACAGGTAAATGGCGGGCAGTTGTGGTCGAGATTTCAAGAATGCATAAGACAGGACGCCCAGTTCTTGTTGGCACTACTAGTGTAGAGCAAAGTGATGCTTTGTCAGAACTGCTGCAGGAAGCTGCAATTCCCCATGAG GTTTTAAATGCAAAGCCAGAGAACGTGGAAAGAGAGGCTGAAATTGTGGCACAGAGTGGCCGCTTTGGAGCAGTTACTATTGCTACTAATATGGCAGGACGTGGTACAGATATAATCCTTGGTGGTAATTCAGAGTTTATTGCAAGGTTGAAGCTACGTGAGATACTAATGCCCAG GGTTGTTAAACTTGCTGAAGGTTTTGTGTCGGTCAAGAAACCACCACCAACGAAATCATGGAAG GTAAGTGAAAGTTTATTTCCATGTAAACTCTCCAAAGATAACACAAAGGTGGCCGAGGAAGCTGTAGAGTTAGCTGTCAAAGCATGGGGACAAAGAGCACTAACTGAACTTGAAGCTGAAGAGCGATTATCTTATTCTtgtgaaaag GGTCCTATTCAAGATGAAGTCATTGAAAAACTACGCACTTCTTTCCTGAAGATTGTTCAAGAATACAAGGTTTACACTGATGAAGAAAGGCAGAAG GTGGTATCAGCTGGTGGACTTCATGTAGTGGGTACAGAAAGGCATGAATCACGTCGTATTGATAATCAG TTACGCGGTAGAAGTGGAAGGCAAGGGGATCCTGGAAGTTCCAGATTCTTCCTTAGTCTTGAAGACAATATCTTCCGGATTTTTGGTGGAGACAGGATTCAG GGCTTGATGAGAGCTTTTAGAGTTGAGGACCTGCCAATTGAGTCGACAATGCTGACAAAAGCCCTTGATGAAGCTCAGCGCAAAGTGGAGAATTACTTTTTTGATATTCGTAAACAACTGTTTGAATTCGATGAAGTTTTGAATAGCCAGAGAGATAGAGTATACACAGAACGAAGACGTGCCCTCGAATCTGAGAGTCTTCAATCCCTACTCATAGAGTATGCTGAACTAACAATGGATGACATCTTAGAG GCAAATATTGGTGCTGATGCTCCTAGAGAAAGCTGGGATCTACAAAAGCTAATTGGCAAACTTCAACA GTACTGTTATCTGCTGAACGATTTGACTCCAGAAATGTTGGAAAGTAACTGTTCGAATTATGAAGAAATGCGGGATTACCTTCAGCTTCGTGGGCGTGAAGCATATTTGCAGAAAAGG gAAATGGTGGAGAAAGAAGCAGCAGGATTGATGAAGGAAGCAGAGAGGTTTCTAATACTGAGCAACATAGATAGATTATGGAAAGAACATTTGCAAGCATTGAAATTTGTGCAACAAGCAGTTGGTTTACGTGGATATGCTCAGAGGGATCCACTTATTGAGTACAAGCTAGAGGGTTATAATCTTTTTGTAGACATGATGTCACAGATTAGAAGAAATGTCATTTATTCCATTTACCAG TTTAAGCCAGTGATGGTAAAGGATCAGAAGCAAAAACAAGAAAAAGATAAATCAG TTGCTACGCCCCAGGCTACAGCTTGA